From the Lolium rigidum isolate FL_2022 chromosome 2, APGP_CSIRO_Lrig_0.1, whole genome shotgun sequence genome, one window contains:
- the LOC124690576 gene encoding aspartyl protease family protein At5g10770-like, giving the protein MVSVKRLLLLVLCGYHSLPARAGDYKVLATGSQKAEAICGEPLVTPSSSSGATVQLSHRYGPCSPVASTDGPSIGELLRRDQLRAEYIERKFSSGNDELEQSAAVTVPTNLGEALDTLEYVITVGIGSPAVKQTMIIDTGSDVSWVQCKPCPVPPCHAPNGSLFDPAKSTTYVPFSCRSAPCAQLGGDGNGCSRSQCQYIVRYGDGSNTTGTFGSDTLALAATSTVSKFQFGCSHNEDGFDDQTDGLMGLGGDVESLVSQTAATYGKAFSYCLPATTSTTGFLTLGAPNSTSGFVTTPMLRSKTAPTFYRLLLEDIRVDGSPLGISPTVFAARVHIIFPNSTA; this is encoded by the exons ATGGTGTCGGTTAAGAGGCTGCTGCTTCTCGTGCTTTGCGGCTACCATTCTCTCCCTGCTCGTGCAGGGGATTATAAGGTTCTCGCCACCGGCTCACAGAAGGCTGAGGCCATCTGCGGCGAGCCACTCG TGACTCCATCGTCGTCCAGTGGAGCCACGGTGCAGCTAAGCCACCGGTATGGCCCGTGCTCACCGGTGGCATCCACCGACGGGCCAAGCATCGGGGAGCTGCTCCGGCGAGACCAGCTCCGAGCTGAATACATCGAACGGAAGTTCAGCAGCGGCAACGATGAGCTGGAGCAATCGGCGGCGGTTACCGTGCCGACCAACCTTGGGGAAGCACTGGACACGCTGGAGTACGTGATCACCGTCGGCATCGGCTCCCCGGCCGTGAAGCAGACCATGATCATCGACACCGGCAGCGACGTGTCATGGGTGCAGTGCAAACCTTGCCCGGTCCCGCCGTGCCACGCCCCGAACGGCTCGCTGTTCGACCCCGCCAAGTCCACCACCTACGTGCCGTTCTCCTGCAGATCCGCGCCGTGCGCGCAGCTTGGCGGGGATGGCAACGGCTGCTCGAGATCGCAGTGCCAGTACATCGTCAGGTACGGCGACGGCTCCAACACCACGGGGACTTTCGGCTCCGACACGCTGGCGCTGGCCGCCACCAGCACGGTCAGCAAGTTCCAGTTCGGGTGCAGCCACAACGAGGACGGGTTCGATGACCAGACCGACGGGCTCATGGGGCTGGGCGGTGACGTGGAGTCTCTGGTGTCGCAGACGGCGGCGACCTACGGCAAGGCCTTCTCGTACTGCCTCCCGGCGACCACGAGCACGACGGGGTTCCTCACACTAGGCGCGCCCAACAGCACGTCGGGCTTCGTGACGACGCCGATGCTCCGGAGCAAGACGGCGCCAACGTTCTACCGCCTTCTCCTCGAAGACATCCGCGTGGACGGGAGCCCGCTCGGGATCTCGCCCACCGTCTTCGCCGCTCGTGTACATAT aatttttccaAACTCTACTGCCTAA